Part of the Verrucomicrobiia bacterium genome is shown below.
TTCCGTGGAGGAGCTGCGCAGGTCGTCGTAGAAATTCACAAACGCGGCGGCATCCAGGGAAACCCGTGGCTGCGGCTGCCACCGGTAGCCCAATTCGCACGCCACCAGTTTTTCGGATTGAAAATCAGGGTTGCCCATCACCGACACCAGCGTCGGCAGCGGCGCGCCCGGCGGATTGGGCGGCACGGTGGCCAGGTTGATGCGGCCGTCGTTCTCGATTTGCGACGGCGTGCGCACGGCCCGCGCCACGGACGCCCACAAGGTCTGCCGCGCGTCCGGCGTCCACGCCAGCCGGATGCCCGGTTCGTATTCGAAGCCGGTGTAATCGTTGTGCTCCACCTTGCTGCCCACGGTCAGCCGCAGACGATCGGGCGCCAGCGTGATTTCGTCCTGCGCAAACAGGTTGAAGACCTGGTCCGCCCGGCTCGTGCGGTCGAAGGACACGTTCGGGCCGCCGCGCAGTTCCGACGCACTCAGCCGGTAGCCGCCGCCCCAGACAATTTCGTGGGCCGCCGCCGGGTGAAACCGGTGCCGCGCGTCAAAGTCGTAGGTGTTCCGGTTCTCCCCAACCAGCGACATGTCGATGTGCGAGCGCTCGAAGTAGGTTTGCACGGCGAGGTCGGAATCATCCGTGAACGTGTGCGTCCACCGGCCCAGCACGTTGCCGTCCTGCTGCTTCAACTTCGAATCGAGGGATGTGTTGTAGGGCGGCGTCACGCTCACCTGCGGCACGGTTTGATCCTGCTCCAGCCCGAGCAGATCGCCCTGCACGGTGAAGCGGTTTTGTTCCGTCGGCTCCCAGTCGAGCCGGAACCCGCCCTGCTCCTTCCACCAGGCGTCATTGGCGTCACTGCCATCGGGCGCCTGCAGATTGTCCCACGCGTCATATTTGCCATAGACCCGCAGGAAGGTGTGCTCGGCGAGCTGCACGCCGTAGCGCACGCCGGCCGCAGCGGTGTGCTGCGAGCCGCCGCCGCCGGTGAGCAACAGTCCCTGCGTTTCCCGCGCCGGCTTGCGCACCACGTTGATCACGCCGTTGACCGCGTTCGCGCCCCAGATGGTCCCGCCGGGGCCGCGCACGACTTCGATGCGGTCCAGATCCTCCAGCATCACGTCCTGCGCCTGCCAGAACGTGCCCGAGAACAGCGGCGTGTAAACGCTGCGGCCGTCAATCATCACCAGCAGCTTCTGCGCGAAGAGATCGTTGAACCCGCGCACCGTTACCGCCCAGCGCGCCGAGTCCACCTGTGCCACTTCCGTGCCCGGCGCCAGCCGCAGCGCCTCCGGCAACGTCCCGGCGCCCGACCGGCGAATTTCATCGGCGGTGATGACCGAAACGGCGGCGGGCACTTGCGACAGCCGTTCCGCCTTCTTGGACACCGTGGTCACCTCCACATTCGCCAGTTCCTCCAGCGACATCTGGGTAAAGTCACGGTCAGCCGCGGGAGCATTGGTGACAACGCCCGGTTCCGCGGCATTCACCCGCGGGCCGCTGCCGGGGCAGGCCAGCCAAACGAGCAAGCCACCCAGGCACAGACGGGCCGGATGGCGTAATCCAAAAAATGGCAGACAATTGTGATTCACTGCTTCACTTCTGAGAAAACTGGAGCGTCGAACCGGTTCGCACCGCCGACGCCCCGCAATTTGGCTGGCTTTGCAGGCAAATCTCAGGCCAGCGGTCCTCTAATCCTTGAGAATTCTCTCTCGACGGCTGCTCACCGCTGGCAACCGCGCCTCCGCCACGGTTCCGCGTCAAACGGCCCCGGCCTGGCGCGAAGGGGCCGCCTCAATCCGGGACAAGACTGTCTCAAACCCGGTCACAGCCCGGGCCTGGCGAGTTCCCTTTTTCCAGGGTGTCCTGCCCGAATTTTTCCTTTTGCGCCGGGGTTCTTGGACTAACGTGGTCACGGCTTGCCGCGAGTTCCGCGCGGGCCACCCGGAATTCATTGAACATGCAACCTCAAGGAGACATCGCACTCATCGGTCTGGCCGTCATGGGCCAGAACCTCATTCTCAACATGAACGACCACGGCTTCACCGTCGTGGCCTACAACCGCACCACCGAAAAGGTGGACCACTTTCTCGCCAACGAGGCCAAGGGCACCAAGGTGCTCGGCGCCCACTCGATTGAGGAAATGGTGGCCCAGCTCAAGACGCCCCGCCGCGTCATGATGCTCGTCAAGGCCGGCCAGCCCGTGGATGATTTCATCGAACAGCTCATTCCCCATCTTTCGCCCGGCGACATCATCATCGACGGCGGCAACTCGCTGTTTGAAGACACCAACCGCCGCCAGAAATACGTCGAGAGCAAGGGCCTGCTTTACATCGGCACCGGCGTGTCCGGCGGCGAGGAAGGCGCGCGCCACGGCCCCAGCATCATGCCCGGCGGCAGCCCCGCCGCCTGGCCGCACGTGAAGGACATCTTCCAGGCCGTGTCCGCCAAGGTGGAAGGCAACGTTCCCTGCTGCGACTGGGTGGGCGAACAGGGCGCCGGCCATTACGTCAAGATGGTCCACAACGGCATCGAATACGGCGACATGCAGCTCATCTGCGAGGCCTACAACATCATGAAGCACGGCCTCGGGCTCAGCGCCGACGAGATGCACGAGGTGTTCAAGGAATGGAACAACGGTGAACTCGACAGCTACCTCATCGAGATCACCCGCGACATCCTCGCCCACAAGGACACCGACGGCGCGCCGCTCGTGGACAAGATTCTCGACACCGCCGGCCAGAAAGGCACCGGCAAATGGACCGTCATCAATTCGCAGGACCTCGGCATTCCGATCACGCTGATGGCCGAAGCGGTTTACGCCCGGTGCGTCTCCGCGCTGAAGGATGAACGCGTCAAGGCCGCGCGCAAACTCAAGGGGCCGCGCCCCGCGCTCGGCAGCATTGCCGCGAACCCGGAGAAGAAAAAGGCCTTCATCGCCGACATCATGAGCGCGCTCTACGCCTCGAAGATCGTCAGCTACGCGCAGGGCTACATGCTCATGCGCGCCGCCGCCAAGGAATACAAGTGGAACCTCAACTACGGCGGCATCGCCCTCATGTGGCGCGGCGGCTGCATCATCCGCTCCCGCTTCCTCGGCAAGATCAAGGACGCCTACGACCAGAATCCGAAGCTCTCCAACCTGCTGCTCGACGATTACTTCCGGGGCGAAATCAAGAAGGCGCAAAAAGGCTGGCGCAAGGTGGTGGCCACGGCGGCGCAACGCGGCATTCCGGTGCCCGCCTTCAGCACCGCGCTGGCGTTCTACGACCAATACCGCAGCGCCGTGCTGCCCGCGAATCTGCTCCAGGCGCAGCGCGACTACTTCGGCGCGCATACCTACGAACGCGTGGACCAGCCGCGTGGCGAATTTTTCCACACCAACTGGACCGGCCGCGGCGGCACCACGTCGTCCAGCACCTACAACGTGTAATCGCCAGCCCCTCACCCTGTCCCTCTCCCCATCCGATGGGGAGAGGGTGGCCGCCGGCCGGGTGAGGGGTTGCGGTTTCGAGCACGCGTTCATGCCTTCAGGCGCGGACTTCGGTCCGCGCTTTTTCTTTGGCCGGACGAAGCTCATGCGGTTTGATTTGGTCGGATTTGGTCGGATTCGGACTGCGCCGGCGGGGCCGCGCCCGGGGTTTCCGGCTTCGGCTCCAGCCCAAAAGATCTCGCGCAATCGCTGCTCCCGCTCCTCCGGCGTCACCCAGACCTGGCAGACCCAGTCCCGCACGGCGGGATTCTGGGCCCAGCGCTTGAAATGCTCGACAATCTCCTCCTCGGACTTTTCGCGATCCCGCTCCAGGCGATCCCGCTCCAGTTTGATCCGGGCGGCGCTGTGGTCGCCCCGGCGCATTTCGGCAATGTCCTGACTGAGCGTTCGCAGGGCGCGCAAGTTGCGGCGCAGATCCTCGGTCAGCTCGCCCTGCCAACCCGCCAGCGCCGCCGCGTAGCGGGCGCTGACCACGGTGGACAAATGATCCGCCAGCAAGCCGTTCGTGGCTTCAGTCAATTCGGCGGCGTCGCCGGCCAGTTCGCGCACCTGCTCCAGCGTTTCCTGCCGGGTCTGCCAGTCGAGGAACCCGCCCTGCTTCCACTCCGACAGATTCTGTTCGGTGATGGCGCGCCCTTCAAACTCCCGGGCCAGCACGGCCTGCACTTCGGGCAGCGAGTTCAACCACGCCACCAACTGCACCCCCGGTTCGCCGTCCGACAGACGGCGGTTGAGTTGTCCGCGCAAATTGCGCGGGAGCCGGGCGATTTTTCCTTTGCGGGTCATAACTCGCTTTCTTCAACCACCGATGGACCCGGATGCCCACCGATGGGGTTGGCTGGCCCATTTTCATCCCACAGTTCCCCGAACATCTGGCGGCCGAGGATTTCCAGGCGCCAGGCGTGCGACGCGGCGTCCGTCTGCGCGGCCAACCGCCGGTCAATCCGTTCAAGTGCGTTCATGGGCTTGTTGTGTTTTGCAGTCCGTCGTTTCATCTGGGTTAACCGGTGTTTATCCGTGGTTAAAAATCTCAATCCGGAATCTTGCCCTCGCCGGATGGTGGGACGCGATCCACATCGCCAAACAGAGCCATGCGCAGCAGGCGGATTTTGTGTGAATTGTTGGAAACCGTGTTTCGCTCCAGCGCGGCGTCCAGCCTTTCCACCGCCACGCGATAAGGCGAACGGGCAGCGAACAAAGTTCCCCTCCTTGGAGGGGTCAGGGGTGGGTGGCGATGACTGTTCATCAATACCTCCCCCGAATTCTGCGGTTGTAATAACCGCCCTTGGAAGCCGCGCGCATCAAGCCGACATAAATCGCATGCGGCACGTGGCGATGAACGTAGGGAGTGTCGCTCGTGTGAAACAGCACGGCGAGGTTCTGGCCGTCGTAGCCGACGGCCTGAATCGAACTGGACTTAACGGGTATCAAGTTCATGGTCTCATGCTATGCGGCGTGTGATTGGCTGTCATTCCGACGGACGTTCCGATTTGTTCCGATTCATCGGACGCCGAGCAGAGAGATGAATCCCCGTCGGCGCGTGTCAAAGAGTTGTTTGTATTCGGCGCGCAGGCCAAGGTCATCGAAGACTTTACAGGGATGCCGATAGCCGCCAAAGGCTTGTTCCAGTGCATCGTCATTGGTGCTCAGTGCGGCAAGCCCTCGTTCATGGGCCGCATGAACAGTCGAGAATATCAGGCAAGCGGCACCCCGCAGAGTGATCCAGTCGGGCGTGCCTCTCCGCCGGATGTGCCGGAATTGGCGGTCGTGCTCCCAACCGCAGACCGGACACCTTTCAGGTCCGGCTGCTTCCAGTTTGAACTCGGTAATAACCCCTTCCTTCGCCAGGCTGCACAGCAGGTGCATGATATTCGCCTGTGCTTTCTCATGATTCGCGCAAGGCGAAGGAACGGCCAAGGTGGCAGAAATCTTTAGCGACACCGCCCCGGGTATGGCCGGGAAGACCGGGGCGGTCATCATTCCCGCAGCGGGTGTGGACGGCTTTACCAAGGAGCCGATTTCTGGCGGGGTTGGGGTTACCCCGCCATTCAGCTTCGGCGCCTGGACAGTGCTCACTTGCACGTGATCACCGTAACAGGTGCAAAATCAAGAAATGCTGCTCGCCATTATTATTTTAAGGACAAACGGTTGGGCCATAAATGTGATTTATGGCATTCTTCTGCCGACCGGCTGCCGGGGTGCTGCAAGGGTCCTGCAACGGTTCTGCAGGAATTTGGTCCGATTTATCGTGTCAAGAGGGTCTGACGCACTTTTTCCAAACTTTTTCGCGGCACCTGCCAGCGCCCGGAGTTCGCACCCGGCGGGATTGCCTCAAGCTCGCCCGTGCGAAGCATTTGCCGCACCCGGGTGACCGACATGTTTGGCATCCCCCATCTCCCCATCACCTCTGCTGCGGCCCGCGTAGAAAAGAGCGGGACATTGGGCAACGCTGGCAACCGCTTCTGAACAATGATGGTTCCGTAGTAAACATTGGACCAGGCTGATTTTGTAATCTCCCAACGGCACCGGGTTCGCCGCCGCCCCAGACGACTCCATTGCCTGTAATTTATTGCCTTCACGATCAGGGACGGATGGCACCCCACCAAGGCAGCCAGTTCCTTTGGAGACAGCGCCTTCCTGTCTTTGGGCCAGTGGAATCGGGCGTTGCTGAGTTTTTGAAAGGGAAACGGATACCGCTTTGTTTTACGAATAAATCGCTCAGTGTAATTGTGAGGCTCATAAGGCTCAGCCCGAATGCTTAACCAAGCAAGAAACCGCTCAAGCTCAGCATGACTGATTTTGGAAGTCCTTTTGTCGCAGATTAAGTGTCCAAGCCGAAGCCAGTCACGCACCGGTTGAGTGGAGACGCCGAGCAGTCGGGCAGTCTGGCGCAGACTCAGATACCGCTGGGGCAATGATGCGAGACGTTGTCTTACCGCATCCGCCCTACGCTTGATCCTCCACGCTATCGGCCCCCGCTTCCACGGTAATCTGGCCCGCCCCATATTACCGAATCCATTCAACCCCGCTCAGCTTTTGGAGCGCTTGGAGAAATTGTCCGAACGCGCTTTCGCGGGAATATTCCGGGCCATTGCCGCCGGGATAACAGTTGCTCCCCGCCGATGCGACGGCCCGGCCATCATGTCGCAATTCCAGCTGCCAGTCGATGCCATCCAGCACCCCCGGATCCGGATAATCCCGTTCCCAATGCCACACGCCGATGCGATCCAGCGCGGACCAGAACGCCGCCCATTCGTCAGGGGTCGGATTTAGGCGGCGCCGTTTCATCGTTTCGAGACATCCGGCCTGGAACGTGGCATACGTGAGTTTGCCCCGTGACCATCGCAACTCATGCCGGTGGCCGAAACAGCCACCGATGCTGAACCGTAGGATGTCGGACACCTGAGACCTTTGTTCCATTCTATGAAGCTCCCCTGAACATCCCGCCCGGGCGATGAATATTGTCCCCATGGCCGTTGCCGCCCATCGCAACGAACTCATGTGCCCTGCCAGCTTGCCATGCAAAGCGAACCTCCTTTGCATGGCCGTTGCCGCCCATCGCAACGAACTCATGTGCCAGCCTCATGCCGGCCACCCGATTCACGCCAGACGCGACCCGGTCAGTTTCTCCAAGAACTGACGTGGAGAACCGAAATCCCGCTGGCTCACCCCGTAATTGTCTCACCCCCCGTGTTGGAATCAAGGCCATGAATAACGCCCCCAGAGAGCACGCGCGACGGGTGTGTGCCGGTTCGCACCGACTGAGCACCCCAACCGGCACGAGGGTCGGAACAACGACAGCTTCGCCGCGCAGACGACCGGATGCCATGCCTCCCCCTGCCACCGGTGGATTTCAAGGAAAATCACAATTCAACCTTGAGCCCTTTGCGTGAGGCGAACACACTAGCAGCCTCCCCACGGAGGATAAGCAGGGGCGCACGGACCATGGACTACTACGCGCACACGGCGGAAGGACCGGATGGAAATCCCGATCCCAACTGTCACCATTGGTATCCGCACAGCGGCCGTCTCCGCATCCCGCTGATTTCACCAAATGACGCCTGACAAAGCCATGAAACCCTATCCCATCCAACTCGAAATCTCCGGCCCCACCGCCATGTGGACCCGGCCGGACACAGGCTCGTCGCCCGTGTCCTACGTTGCGCCCACGTTCAGCGCGGTGAAGGGCATCTTTGAATCCGTGCTGCGCTGGAAATCGGTGAATGTGC
Proteins encoded:
- the gnd gene encoding decarboxylating NADP(+)-dependent phosphogluconate dehydrogenase, with protein sequence MQPQGDIALIGLAVMGQNLILNMNDHGFTVVAYNRTTEKVDHFLANEAKGTKVLGAHSIEEMVAQLKTPRRVMMLVKAGQPVDDFIEQLIPHLSPGDIIIDGGNSLFEDTNRRQKYVESKGLLYIGTGVSGGEEGARHGPSIMPGGSPAAWPHVKDIFQAVSAKVEGNVPCCDWVGEQGAGHYVKMVHNGIEYGDMQLICEAYNIMKHGLGLSADEMHEVFKEWNNGELDSYLIEITRDILAHKDTDGAPLVDKILDTAGQKGTGKWTVINSQDLGIPITLMAEAVYARCVSALKDERVKAARKLKGPRPALGSIAANPEKKKAFIADIMSALYASKIVSYAQGYMLMRAAAKEYKWNLNYGGIALMWRGGCIIRSRFLGKIKDAYDQNPKLSNLLLDDYFRGEIKKAQKGWRKVVATAAQRGIPVPAFSTALAFYDQYRSAVLPANLLQAQRDYFGAHTYERVDQPRGEFFHTNWTGRGGTTSSSTYNV
- a CDS encoding TonB-dependent receptor, with the translated sequence MSLEELANVEVTTVSKKAERLSQVPAAVSVITADEIRRSGAGTLPEALRLAPGTEVAQVDSARWAVTVRGFNDLFAQKLLVMIDGRSVYTPLFSGTFWQAQDVMLEDLDRIEVVRGPGGTIWGANAVNGVINVVRKPARETQGLLLTGGGGSQHTAAAGVRYGVQLAEHTFLRVYGKYDAWDNLQAPDGSDANDAWWKEQGGFRLDWEPTEQNRFTVQGDLLGLEQDQTVPQVSVTPPYNTSLDSKLKQQDGNVLGRWTHTFTDDSDLAVQTYFERSHIDMSLVGENRNTYDFDARHRFHPAAAHEIVWGGGYRLSASELRGGPNVSFDRTSRADQVFNLFAQDEITLAPDRLRLTVGSKVEHNDYTGFEYEPGIRLAWTPDARQTLWASVARAVRTPSQIENDGRINLATVPPNPPGAPLPTLVSVMGNPDFQSEKLVACELGYRWQPQPRVSLDAAAFVNFYDDLRSSSTELDFSQPGYAQALSLIDNRGDGTTYGTELTASWQATDWWRLQTLFTFITGDFEMPNNEVTGAPIHSGFASPRYQASLRSSIDVTKNVEFDTWLRYVDEVKGAGAEMPGLTPEARRIPAYVTFDVRVAWRPSEHVELSVGGQNLAGFHREFIPTYVSTQRTEVGPGIFGKITLRF
- a CDS encoding KTSC domain-containing protein; amino-acid sequence: MNLIPVKSSSIQAVGYDGQNLAVLFHTSDTPYVHRHVPHAIYVGLMRAASKGGYYNRRIRGRY